The following coding sequences lie in one Niabella agricola genomic window:
- a CDS encoding trans-sulfuration enzyme family protein: MTRDQPQRFEDICSAAIHSIHDEGSLHSHAIPIYATSTFVFDSAEQGMNRFAATEPGYIYSRFANPTTTAAEKLIAALEAFGLKDEQGTALQLKALLHASGQGALSTLCFSLLKSGDMVLTNTALYGGTHEFFAYLLNRSGIQTLFIDLSDLNAVEQALHQYPQIRLIHIESPTNPLMGCTDMEAICKLAAPYGIKVSVDNTFATPYLQQPFALGVDFVYHSTTKFLNGHGTAIGGVLVGKDIEFMRTTATKTFKLLGANANAFDAFLLINGIKTLPLRMQQHSANAQHVAEWLNAHPAVANVNYNGLKTHPDYALSARQMRHPGAVLSFELKGGIEAGKHFINRLRMCTRAVSLGTVDTLISHPASMSHAIMKPEERLKAGITDGLIRMSVGIEAVEDILADLEQALSG; this comes from the coding sequence ATGACACGCGATCAACCGCAACGTTTCGAAGATATCTGTTCCGCAGCTATTCATAGCATTCATGACGAAGGAAGCCTGCATAGTCATGCCATTCCTATCTATGCTACATCTACCTTTGTGTTTGACAGTGCCGAGCAGGGCATGAACCGGTTTGCCGCTACAGAGCCCGGATATATTTACTCCCGTTTTGCCAACCCCACCACCACAGCCGCTGAAAAGCTGATTGCTGCGTTGGAAGCGTTTGGCCTGAAAGATGAGCAGGGAACAGCATTACAATTAAAAGCATTGCTGCACGCCAGCGGACAAGGCGCACTGTCTACCCTTTGCTTTTCCTTACTAAAAAGCGGCGATATGGTGCTTACCAATACCGCCCTGTATGGCGGCACACATGAATTCTTTGCCTACCTCCTGAACCGATCAGGTATCCAGACATTATTTATTGATCTCTCGGACCTGAATGCCGTGGAACAGGCGCTGCACCAATATCCGCAGATCCGGCTGATTCATATCGAATCGCCCACAAACCCGCTGATGGGCTGTACCGATATGGAAGCCATCTGCAAGCTGGCAGCCCCTTACGGAATAAAAGTAAGTGTTGACAATACCTTTGCCACACCATACCTGCAGCAGCCCTTTGCTTTGGGCGTTGATTTTGTGTATCACTCCACTACAAAATTTCTAAACGGTCATGGCACCGCTATCGGCGGTGTACTGGTTGGGAAAGACATTGAATTTATGCGCACTACCGCTACAAAAACTTTTAAATTGCTGGGAGCTAATGCCAATGCTTTTGATGCATTCTTACTTATCAACGGCATTAAAACATTACCCCTGAGGATGCAGCAGCACAGCGCCAACGCCCAACACGTGGCGGAGTGGCTGAATGCACATCCTGCTGTAGCCAACGTAAACTATAACGGGCTGAAAACACACCCGGATTATGCCTTAAGTGCCCGGCAGATGCGGCACCCCGGCGCCGTACTTAGTTTTGAATTAAAAGGCGGCATTGAAGCAGGAAAACATTTTATCAACCGGCTGCGGATGTGTACCCGGGCCGTTTCACTGGGTACCGTAGATACGCTGATCTCCCATCCGGCATCCATGTCGCATGCCATTATGAAACCGGAGGAACGGTTAAAGGCCGGCATCACCGACGGATTGATCCGCATGAGTGTGGGCATTGAAGCAGTGGAAGATATTCTGGCAGATCTTGAGCAGGCGCTTTCCGGGTAG
- a CDS encoding M60 family metallopeptidase, with protein MKLPVFMKPWLVASLLMFMIFGCQKTAPVKTEERPAPGVEPGNAKNPDSPVKVAKNAIGSEVQEFSEKTDAFKESVDRLRQGNPWSDFEPTGFYLPPNTTLTLKVEQLEGTRLPKLLIGTYSFDTLRWDPLSVQLTAGLNTISAEPLGGLLWIRYTTTAVPGAKVRITFQTGAVRAPVFIKDQTTDWQAQLSAYTRSPAALLLNKNVYLVFKRSRALNTGSDAANFILQTIDKGVDNGENYISGLDGSAPEHQLPTHKILMTESNKRDLWGAASYYRTWFAPGLMDEALTASKIIASGWGAWHELGHMRQQQAWKWSTLGEVTVNIYTMAAERAINGGGATRLKGTPTTNAMNFLALADPNKDFNSNAQMADGNFTRLFMFHQLWLAFGDQFYINLHKQTRLEKPNLSADADKMRYFMLKACTISGKNLTDFFRKWGFRANESVYTEMANMGLPEPDIDPSTLKDE; from the coding sequence ATGAAATTACCGGTATTTATGAAGCCCTGGTTAGTGGCCAGCCTTTTAATGTTTATGATCTTTGGCTGTCAAAAAACAGCACCAGTTAAAACAGAAGAGCGTCCGGCTCCGGGCGTGGAACCAGGCAATGCAAAAAATCCGGATTCGCCGGTGAAGGTAGCAAAAAATGCAATTGGCTCCGAAGTGCAGGAGTTTAGCGAAAAAACAGATGCTTTTAAGGAATCGGTAGACCGGCTGCGGCAGGGCAACCCCTGGTCTGATTTTGAGCCCACCGGTTTTTATCTTCCACCCAATACAACGCTTACTTTAAAGGTAGAACAGTTGGAAGGTACCCGGCTTCCCAAACTGTTGATCGGAACATATTCATTTGATACACTTCGCTGGGATCCCTTGTCTGTACAACTTACCGCGGGCTTAAATACCATTAGTGCGGAGCCGCTGGGCGGACTGCTTTGGATCCGTTATACCACTACTGCTGTACCAGGAGCCAAAGTGCGGATCACATTTCAAACGGGCGCCGTACGGGCACCGGTATTTATAAAGGATCAAACCACCGACTGGCAGGCGCAGCTGAGTGCTTATACCAGGTCGCCGGCAGCTTTGTTGCTGAATAAAAATGTATACCTCGTTTTTAAGAGAAGCCGGGCACTCAATACCGGCAGCGATGCTGCCAATTTTATATTACAAACAATTGATAAAGGCGTTGATAACGGTGAAAACTACATCAGCGGGTTGGATGGTTCTGCACCGGAACACCAGTTACCCACTCATAAGATCCTGATGACGGAATCGAATAAGCGCGATCTGTGGGGAGCTGCGAGTTATTACCGTACCTGGTTTGCGCCCGGCCTGATGGATGAGGCACTGACCGCTTCAAAGATCATTGCAAGTGGCTGGGGCGCCTGGCATGAATTGGGACATATGCGGCAGCAACAGGCCTGGAAATGGTCAACGCTGGGAGAGGTAACAGTTAACATTTATACAATGGCTGCGGAACGGGCCATCAACGGCGGCGGTGCAACCCGACTAAAAGGAACGCCAACAACCAATGCGATGAATTTCCTGGCGCTTGCAGATCCTAATAAAGATTTTAATTCGAATGCACAAATGGCCGATGGAAATTTTACCCGTTTATTTATGTTTCATCAGCTATGGTTGGCATTTGGCGATCAATTTTATATAAATCTCCATAAACAAACGCGACTGGAAAAACCGAATTTGTCTGCTGATGCAGATAAGATGCGCTATTTTATGTTAAAAGCCTGTACCATTTCCGGAAAAAATCTAACGGATTTCTTTCGAAAATGGGGCTTCAGGGCAAATGAATCTGTTTATACAGAAATGGCCAACATGGGATTGCCGGAGCCGGATATCGATCCAAGTACATTAAAAGATGAATAG
- a CDS encoding SusC/RagA family TonB-linked outer membrane protein — MRLLLVALLVFSYVVGHAQTKSVTGVVKNAEDGLALGGVTVSIANKPVQKITDKNGEFKIDAAVGDSLIFSFVGKKEYTEVVGDKSILEVLLYNAKNDMDEVTVVAFGKQKKATVVGAITTVNAKDLRIPASNLTSAFAGRIPGMISYSLSGEPGADNAQFFVRGVTTFGYQSAPLILIDGFESTMDNLARLQPDDIESFSIMKDALATGMYGARGANGIVMITTKAGREGPVGFNMRFDVNVASPVRTPKMLDGPTYMRLYNEARITRDPNLGPYYSEQKIQSTIDNENPMIYPNIDWYKTMFKPTATNLKANVNISGGGQVGTYYVSMGMDKEVGYLRTDQTNRYNNNINIERYFIRSNVIFKLSPTTKLDTRIQGRFEGYNGPYVSASDLFRMVMFSNPVDFPAVYEPDSANQYTQHVLFGGSFVDGALKVNPYAQMVRGYQDKNTSDITAQATLMQDLGVILKGLRAQLKASASTWSENSGLRGYSPYYYDIESYNQVTGAYKLFPLNPTSGQPYLGNIIPVRDASGRYYYELLFNWERTFGPHSLAATTVGTMEKKLLTSGSTSIFEALPEKNVRNSGRANYTYDRRYLMEFGYSYMGSEKFTGSKRWGFFPSVGAGWSVSNEKFWEPLKDLISTLKLRGSWGLVGNDAIAARRDRFFFLSDITLYNGATVVDNGYRWGTSFMNSYGGYRVNRYANPDITWEQSEKWNAGLDLNLFNEALKLQADFYRDRRSKIYMPRQNFPASAGLEASVSANVGEVLSKGFEASLSYEKSMNKDFWFSARANFTYATNKLVKIDEKNFPDAYLKRLGSNINQEWGLIAERLFVDSAEIANSPRQDFGDYMAGDIKYKDVNGDGVVNGNDRVALGFPTVPEVQYGFGASMTYKMFDFGFFFNGSARTSFFIDATASSSDSRAGIAPFAFRRNALAIIADDYWSETNPNVHAFWPRLSTFPINNNIQQSSWWVRDGSFLKLQSVELGYSLRQFKKWGIKDGSRIYVSGQNLFTFSSFKLWDPEMRDRGLGYPNNKRINAGIQLSF, encoded by the coding sequence ATGAGATTGCTATTGGTAGCTCTACTTGTATTTAGTTACGTGGTCGGGCATGCCCAAACCAAAAGCGTAACAGGAGTTGTAAAGAATGCTGAAGACGGCCTTGCGCTCGGGGGCGTTACCGTAAGTATCGCCAATAAGCCGGTTCAAAAAATTACGGACAAAAACGGGGAGTTTAAAATCGACGCCGCCGTTGGGGACTCGCTTATTTTTTCGTTTGTTGGAAAAAAGGAGTACACCGAAGTAGTGGGTGATAAAAGCATTCTTGAAGTGCTACTCTACAATGCCAAGAACGACATGGATGAGGTAACAGTGGTTGCCTTTGGTAAACAGAAAAAAGCTACGGTTGTGGGAGCCATCACAACGGTGAACGCAAAAGATCTGCGGATACCGGCTTCCAACCTTACCAGTGCATTTGCCGGCAGGATTCCGGGGATGATTTCTTACTCGCTTTCCGGTGAACCCGGCGCGGATAATGCCCAGTTCTTTGTACGTGGTGTTACTACCTTTGGCTATCAGTCGGCACCGCTGATACTTATCGACGGATTCGAATCTACTATGGACAATCTGGCCAGACTGCAGCCGGATGACATCGAGTCTTTTTCCATTATGAAGGATGCCTTGGCTACCGGAATGTATGGGGCTCGTGGCGCTAATGGCATTGTGATGATAACCACTAAGGCCGGAAGAGAGGGCCCTGTAGGTTTTAATATGCGGTTTGACGTAAATGTGGCCAGCCCGGTACGCACACCAAAAATGCTGGATGGCCCTACCTATATGAGGCTGTATAACGAGGCCCGCATTACCCGGGATCCCAATTTGGGGCCTTATTATTCCGAGCAAAAGATACAATCTACCATCGATAATGAAAACCCCATGATCTACCCGAATATCGATTGGTACAAAACCATGTTCAAACCTACGGCTACCAACCTGAAGGCTAATGTGAATATTTCCGGTGGCGGACAGGTAGGCACTTATTATGTATCCATGGGGATGGATAAGGAGGTTGGCTATCTGAGAACAGATCAAACCAACCGGTATAATAACAATATTAACATTGAACGGTATTTTATCCGTTCCAATGTGATTTTTAAATTATCGCCTACTACAAAATTGGATACGCGCATTCAGGGGCGTTTTGAAGGATATAATGGCCCTTATGTTTCTGCTTCAGATCTGTTCAGGATGGTAATGTTCAGCAATCCGGTAGATTTCCCGGCAGTATATGAACCGGATTCTGCGAACCAGTACACTCAGCATGTTTTGTTTGGCGGCAGCTTTGTTGACGGAGCATTAAAGGTCAATCCATATGCCCAGATGGTTCGGGGCTATCAGGATAAGAATACATCCGATATCACGGCACAGGCCACATTGATGCAGGACCTGGGGGTGATTTTAAAAGGACTGAGAGCACAGCTAAAAGCTTCAGCTTCTACCTGGAGTGAGAATTCCGGTCTACGCGGATATTCGCCTTATTATTACGACATAGAGTCGTACAACCAGGTTACTGGAGCGTATAAATTATTTCCGCTAAATCCTACTTCCGGGCAGCCCTACCTGGGCAATATTATCCCGGTAAGAGATGCCTCCGGCCGTTATTATTACGAGTTGTTATTTAACTGGGAACGTACATTTGGCCCGCACAGCCTGGCAGCAACAACGGTAGGTACCATGGAGAAAAAACTGCTTACCTCTGGAAGTACTTCAATTTTTGAAGCGCTTCCCGAAAAAAATGTGCGGAATTCCGGTCGGGCCAATTATACCTATGACCGGCGTTACCTGATGGAGTTTGGTTATTCGTATATGGGATCCGAGAAATTTACCGGAAGCAAACGCTGGGGCTTCTTCCCCTCTGTGGGTGCCGGCTGGTCTGTTTCCAACGAAAAATTCTGGGAGCCGTTGAAAGACCTTATCAGCACGCTTAAGCTGAGAGGATCCTGGGGATTGGTAGGTAACGATGCCATTGCCGCACGCCGAGACCGTTTCTTTTTCCTTTCTGATATTACATTGTACAATGGGGCTACGGTTGTGGACAACGGCTATCGCTGGGGTACATCGTTCATGAACTCGTATGGCGGATACCGGGTAAATCGCTACGCCAACCCCGATATTACATGGGAGCAGTCTGAGAAATGGAATGCAGGACTGGATCTGAATCTTTTCAACGAGGCCTTAAAACTGCAGGCTGATTTTTACCGGGACCGAAGAAGTAAAATATATATGCCGCGCCAGAATTTTCCGGCTTCCGCCGGGCTGGAAGCTTCTGTGAGCGCTAACGTGGGGGAGGTACTGTCAAAAGGATTTGAAGCTTCTTTAAGTTACGAAAAGAGCATGAACAAGGATTTCTGGTTTTCTGCAAGGGCCAATTTTACATACGCTACAAACAAACTGGTAAAAATTGACGAAAAAAACTTTCCGGATGCATACCTAAAACGGCTGGGCAGTAATATTAACCAGGAGTGGGGGTTGATTGCTGAACGACTTTTTGTGGATTCTGCTGAAATTGCCAACTCACCAAGACAGGATTTTGGGGATTATATGGCCGGGGATATCAAGTATAAAGATGTGAACGGAGACGGGGTCGTAAATGGCAATGACCGTGTAGCCCTTGGATTTCCTACCGTACCCGAAGTTCAATACGGGTTTGGTGCTTCAATGACCTATAAGATGTTTGACTTTGGGTTTTTCTTCAATGGAAGCGCCCGTACTTCTTTTTTTATTGATGCGACGGCATCCAGCTCCGACTCGCGGGCAGGGATTGCTCCTTTTGCATTCAGGAGAAACGCTCTGGCGATTATTGCGGACGACTACTGGAGTGAAACCAATCCGAATGTACATGCGTTCTGGCCCCGGTTATCCACCTTTCCGATTAACAACAATATTCA